CCTCAAGCCGGGTTGTGTCATCAATTTTAGCGCCCATCAGGATGGTTCCATGCAGATTGGCTTGGTTGAGGTCCGCACCCTGGAGATTGGCCTGGCTCAAATTGGCCCCGCTTAGGTTAGCCCCGGTCAGATTTGCTCCGGCCAAATTTGCGCCAGACAAGTCAACGCCCTGTTGTTGGAAAGGGCCGCTCAGGTTAGCTCCACTCAAATTGGCCTTTTGGAGATTGGCTCCGGCCAGGTTGACCTGGCGCAGGTCAGCTCCGGCCAGGTTGACCTGGCGCAGGTCAGCCCCGGCCAGGTTGGCCCCAACGCAATCTGGCGGACAATGAACAGGCGTACAGGCCGCCCAGGTCAAGGTGAGGCCAACCAGCCCCACCGTAAGTTTCAACGCCGATTTTTTATTTCTAATTTTCAAACGCTCATTTCTCATCTCTAATTTTGACGCCCCATTGTCTCACAGGTGAACCATCTCGTCAAAATTAGTGTGTGAAACTCAACCGCTGATAAGATGACGCCTAACCGTCGCCTTCACTATCAGCCGGGAGTAGGGTGGCAAACCGGCAAAATGCTAACAGGTGTGGTAAAATAGTGATAGAAGATAGGGGATGCGGTTCACCGTATCCTTTTTGATTCGAGAACTGTTTATTCCCAAACAACGTCTATCAAAATACGCATCATCAAGGAGAAATAACCTATGAAAATTAAACCTCAAAGTTTTAGCCTCTCTATCCTTGGGATAGGACTATTAGTGCTGGTTGGTGTATTGGCCCTGGGTTTGGTCCGTGTGGGCCTGCCGGTGGCCGAAGCCAGCGAATTACGAGCCGAAACCGATCTGCCGCGCACCATTACCGTGGTCGGCGAAGGCCAGGTCAGCGCCGCGCCCGACATTGCCCAGGCTTTTATTGGCGTGCAGGTATCAGACCCAGACGCCAAAGTAGCCACCGATAAAGCGGCCCAGGATATGAACAGCCTGCTGGCCGCGCTCAAGGGCGAAGGGATTGCGGATAAAGACATTCAAACCTCGTACTACAGCGTTTACGTTGACCGGCCTTACGGCCCGCAGGGTCCCACCGGCGAGGTGTTGTACCAGGTTAGCAACAACGTGCAGGTAACCATTCGCGATCTGGATAAAGTGACCGATATTCTGAGCGCGGCCATCGAGGCCGGGGCCAATAGTATCAATAGCGTTGATTTCCGCCTGTCGGACACCGGCCGGCTAAAATCCCAGGCCCGGACCAAGGCTGTGGAAA
The Anaerolineae bacterium DNA segment above includes these coding regions:
- a CDS encoding pentapeptide repeat-containing protein; translated protein: MRNERLKIRNKKSALKLTVGLVGLTLTWAACTPVHCPPDCVGANLAGADLRQVNLAGADLRQVNLAGANLQKANLSGANLSGPFQQQGVDLSGANLAGANLTGANLSGANLSQANLQGADLNQANLHGTILMGAKIDDTTRLEAKWRLVGDIVNNGGRGRDLSGADLSEANLWGVDLSEANLSGAYLRWANLGEANLSGINLEGADLNWANLSGANLSQANLNGADLRWTDLRWANLSGAMMADGVDARGAWLRGANLAGANFDRAWLSGAIMPDGSRHE
- a CDS encoding SIMPL domain-containing protein (The SIMPL domain is named for its presence in mouse protein SIMPL (signalling molecule that associates with mouse pelle-like kinase). Bacterial member BP26, from Brucella, was shown to assemble into a channel-like structure, while YggE from E. coli has been associated with resistance to oxidative stress.) — encoded protein: MKIKPQSFSLSILGIGLLVLVGVLALGLVRVGLPVAEASELRAETDLPRTITVVGEGQVSAAPDIAQAFIGVQVSDPDAKVATDKAAQDMNSLLAALKGEGIADKDIQTSYYSVYVDRPYGPQGPTGEVLYQVSNNVQVTIRDLDKVTDILSAAIEAGANSINSVDFRLSDTGRLKSQARTKAVENAQATAQELAKLNGVAVGEVVSISEVIDQGAYYVSEQSYAASGLGGGGAGPISPGDVTVTVQLQITYAILR